From Paralcaligenes sp. KSB-10:
GCCCCGGCCGGTGTAAGGCGAGTGCGTGCGCTGGTGCGGCGCCATGGCCTAGAGGGCCGGGTCTGCGGCATCGAGGCCTTGTCGGCGCCGGTCACCGAAGCCCAACTGGAAGCGGCCTTCGATGCGCCGCAGGAAGTCATCGAAGATTTCGAAACCGTGGCGCGCAGGCTGGTGGAAGCTGGCGCCGATCTGGTTATTCCTGCCGAAGGTGTGATCAGCGAATTACTGTACTGGAATGGGGTACGCCGGATCGACGAAGCCGCCGTCATGGACTGTATCGGAACCAGCCTGGCCTATGCCTGCATGCTGGTGCGCCTGAAACGCACCAGCGGACTCGGTGTGGGACGCCGCTGGGGTTATTGCCGGCCGCCCGACGAAATATTGCAGGCACTCGGCGCATCGCGCTAGCAAGCGTCGCGCATCGACCAGCACAGCCTCACACAGCGACCGTCACGGCGATTTCATAATTTGCACATCGAATCAATGATATTCAGGAGATTACTTTGTATACAGCCGCCCGTCCCGACGCCAATTCGCCCAGTCAAGGAACAATGGAAGAAACAGATGTCATCGTGTGTGGCGGAGGGTTGGCCGGATATTGTGCGGCCGCCGCGGCATTGGAACGCGACAAACGAGTAATCCTGCTGGAAAAACTTGCGGCGACGGGCGGCAGCACCGTCATCAGCGGTGGAGCCATGGCGTTCGCCGGCACCGATGAGCAAGGCGAAGCCGGCATCTCCGATTCCAATTCCCTGTTGCTGTCCGA
This genomic window contains:
- a CDS encoding aspartate/glutamate racemase family protein → MSIKIWYQSMAPLGGLPCYVEALQRHASQTCGDEVAVTFNGASESWYGQRTPAEMLKFPYVKHIIQREAIDFCRKAESEGYDAVILGSFSEPFLAEIRSLLDIPVVSMPESALLVACSLAEQFALVPLAPAGVRRVRALVRRHGLEGRVCGIEALSAPVTEAQLEAAFDAPQEVIEDFETVARRLVEAGADLVIPAEGVISELLYWNGVRRIDEAAVMDCIGTSLAYACMLVRLKRTSGLGVGRRWGYCRPPDEILQALGASR